CGGCTCGCCTCGCACATCTGGCGGTCAGCGGCCGCGGGCAACCTCGGTGGCTGGCAGGTCGCGCGCGCCCTGTGGTTCGTGCTCGGTCTCACCGGCTCGATCGGCACCGAGGGCGGTACCAGCCCCAACGGCTGGAACAAGTTCATCCCGCACGGCCCGCTGATGCCCGAGGCGCACGACCACTGGAACGAGCTCGCGTGGCCGGCCGAGTACCCGATGTCGTGCAACGAGATGTCGATCCTGCTGCCGCACATGCTCGAAGAGGGCCGCGGCAAGCTCGATGTGTACTTCAGCCGCGTGTTCAACCCGATCTGGACGTACCCCGACGGGTTCACCTGGATGCGTGCGCTGTCCGACGAGGACAAGGTCGGGCTGCACGTCGCGCTCACGCCGAACTGGTCGGAGACCGCGGAGTTCGCCGACTACGTGCTGCCCATGGGGCACTCGACCGAACGCCACGACACGCACTCGTACGAGACGCACTCAGCGCGCTGGCTCGGTTTCCGGCAGCCCGTTCGCCGCGTCGCCATGCAGAAGCTCGGGCAGGAGGTCACCGACACCAGGGACGCGAACCCGGGCGAGGTCTGGGAGGAGAACGAGTTCTGGATCGAGCTGTCGTGGCGCATCGACCCGGACGGCTCGCTCGGCATCAAGAAGCACTTCGAGTCGCCGTACCGTCCCGGTGAGAAGGTCACGGTCGACGAGTACTACCGCTGGGTCTTCGAGAACCAGGTGCCCGGCCTGCCCGACAAGGCCGCGGCACAGGGACTCGCCCCGCTCGACTACATGCGCAAGTACGGCGTCGTCGAAGTAGCCAATGGCCTGTACCGCCAGGACGAGCGTGCGCTCACCGACGCCGAGCTCGACGGTGCGGAGCCCGACGCGGACGGCGTCCTGCGCAAGCCGACGACCGACGACTCGGTGCCGCCGCTCATCGGCGAGGCCGGTGCCGTCGGCGTCCGGCACGAGGACGGCAGCGTCACCGCCGGCTGGCTCACGCCGTCACGCAAGCTCGAGGTCTACTCGCCGACGATGCGCGACTGGGGCTGGGAGGAGTACGCGACGCCGGGCTACATCCGCTCACACATCGCGCGCAGCGAGATCGACCTCGAGGCGGGCGAGCTCGTGCTGATGCCGACATTCCGGCTGCCCACCCTCATCCACACCAGGTCGGGCAACGCCAAGTACCTCAACGAGATCTCCAACTCCCACCCGGTCTGGATGAACTCCCGCGACGCGGAGCGTCACCAGGTCGCGACCGACGACCTGATCAGGATCACCACCTCGATCGGCTACCTCGTCGGGCGGGTGTGGGTCACCGAGGGCATCAGGCCCGGCGTCATCGCCCTGTCGCACCACATGGGCAGGTGGCGGCTGCACGATGCCGAGGGCAGCCGATGGGTGTCCGGCCTCGTCGACATCACCCACCCGGCCGGCGACGACTCGTGGCTGTTGCGCTACCGCGGCGGCGTCGAGCCCTTCGAGTCGGCCGACAAGGACTCGTCGCGGATCTGGTGGAGCGACCCCGGCGTGCACCAGAACCTCGCCTTCGGCGTGCAGCCCGACCCGCTGTCCGGAATGCACTGCTGGCTGCAGAAGGTGCGCGTCGAACGTGCGCATGCCGACGACAGGTACGGCGACGTCTACGTCGACACCGAGGCCTCCCGACGGGTCTATCAGGAGTGGCTCGCGAAGACGCGACCAGGCCCGGGTCCGGGCGGGCAGCGACGTCCCGAGTTCCTGATGCGCCCGGTGAAGCCGAAGCGGCGCGCGTTCCGGGTGGACGGCTCATGAGTCTGCTCGGCCTGCGGCGCGGCGGCGTCGACGCCACACAGGTGCGCGAAGCACTCGCGACGGTGCGCGACCCGGAGATCGGCCGGACGCTCGACGAGCTGGGCATGCTCGGCGACGTCTCGGTCGACCGGCGCGGCGGCGTCCGCGTGCCGGTCGCGCTGACGACCCAGGAGTGCCCGCTGGCCGACGAGATCCGTGCCTCCGTCGCGACCGCCGTGCGTACGGTCGACGGCGTCACCGACGTCGACGTCACCATGAGCGTGATGGACGACCGCAGGCGGGGCGAGGTGGGTCGGCTGCTGCACTCGACCCGCACACCGCTCACGTCCGGGCTCGGCGGCGGGCCGCGCGTCTACGCGGTGGCGAGCGGCAAGGGCGGTGTCGGCAAGTCCACGGTGACCGCCAACCTCGCCGTCGCGCTCGCTCGATCGGGACAACGCGTGGCCGTGCTGGACGCCGACGTGTGGGGCTACTCGATGCCGCAGCTGTTCGGCGTACGACGCGCGCCGATCGCGTTCGAGGGCATCATGCTGCCGGTGCCCGCGTACGGTGTCTCGCTGATGTCGATCGGCTTCTTCGTCGACGAGGACCAGCCCGTCGTGTGGCGTGGACCCATGCTGCACAAGGCGTTGCAGCAGTTCATCGACGACGTGTACTGGGGCGAGATCGACACCCTGCTCGTCGACCTGCCGCCCGGCACCGGCGACGTCGCGCTCTCGGTGCTGCAGCTGCTGCCCGACGCCGCTCTCGTCGTCGTGACGACGCCGCAGCGCGCCGCGCGCTCGGTCGCCTCGCGCGTCGGCCGGCTCGCGCAGGAGGCCGGCATGCCGATCGCCGGCGTGGTGGAGAACATGTCCGCCGCCGTGTGCCGCGACTGCGGCTCGCACACCGCCGTGTTCGGCGTGGGCGGCGGCGTCGAGCTCGCCGAGCAGGTGGGTGCGCGGGTGCTCGGTCAGGTGCCGCTCGACGTCGACCTGCGCGAGGCCGGCGACCGCGGCGTACCCGCGGTGATCGAGGCGCCCGACTCGGCGTCGTCGGTCGCCCTGCGGCGCGTGGCGGAGACCCTCCCGGCGGTGCGCCGCGACGTGGTGCGCCGCTCGCTGCCGCTCACCGTCGTCTGACCCCGCCGCCACGTCCGCCCTCACCGTCCCCTGTCCGCGGTCAGCGGGGGGACGCGCGCCGGGGTGACGGCCGTCTCGGCGGGCCCTTGGTGACGGCGACGACGTCGCGCAGCAGGCCGGTCAGCCGCCGCCCCGCGGGCCAGACGACGCGCAGTGTGCGTTCGAGGTCGACGTCGGTGACAGGCACCGCCACCAGCCGGTGTGACGCCAGCTCGTCGGCCACCGCGAGCGAGCTCAGCACGGCGGGCCCGAGGCCCTCCTCGACCGCCGCCTTGATGGCCGTCGTCGACGACAGCTCGACGATCGGGCGTGCGAACGGGGCGTACGGCGCGAGGACCGACTCGAGGGTGTCGCGGGTGCCGGAGCCCGGCTCACGGTGGACGAGGGGAGCCGCCGCGAGCTCGCCCGCCGGGATGGGCTTCCTGCGACGTGCCCACCGGTGGCCGGGCGCGACGACGACCTGCAGATGGTCGCCGCCGACCACGCGGGCCTGCACGCCGTCCGGCGCCTCCGGGCACTCGACGAAGCCGAGGTCGGTGTCGCCGGCGAGCACGAGCCGCGCGACCTCGGTGGAGTTCACGACCTGCAGCGAGACGGTGGTGTCGGGCC
The Streptosporangiales bacterium genome window above contains:
- a CDS encoding molybdopterin-dependent oxidoreductase; amino-acid sequence: MTELLPGARTHEHLRNFPPVEKWDDHVEYDAKAHPRKVARRYMLIPTTCFNCESACGLLAYVDKDDLSVKKVEGNPAHPGSRGRNCAKGPATINQINDPERILYPLRRTGKRGAGGWERVSWDEALDDIAGRISRAIREERHEEVMYHVGRPGEDGFAERFLAAWGVDGHNSHTNVCSSGARFGMTLWGGYDRPSPDHANAKVILLLSSHLETGHYFNPHAQRIMEGKQSGAKLVVIDSRMSNTASHADLWIAPWPGSEAAILLAIAAHLLRTRKIDEAFMRRWFNWRTYLAERHPDAEPTFEAFLDRLEADYAEYTFAFAAEEAQVPVERLEELAELVADSDHRLASHIWRSAAAGNLGGWQVARALWFVLGLTGSIGTEGGTSPNGWNKFIPHGPLMPEAHDHWNELAWPAEYPMSCNEMSILLPHMLEEGRGKLDVYFSRVFNPIWTYPDGFTWMRALSDEDKVGLHVALTPNWSETAEFADYVLPMGHSTERHDTHSYETHSARWLGFRQPVRRVAMQKLGQEVTDTRDANPGEVWEENEFWIELSWRIDPDGSLGIKKHFESPYRPGEKVTVDEYYRWVFENQVPGLPDKAAAQGLAPLDYMRKYGVVEVANGLYRQDERALTDAELDGAEPDADGVLRKPTTDDSVPPLIGEAGAVGVRHEDGSVTAGWLTPSRKLEVYSPTMRDWGWEEYATPGYIRSHIARSEIDLEAGELVLMPTFRLPTLIHTRSGNAKYLNEISNSHPVWMNSRDAERHQVATDDLIRITTSIGYLVGRVWVTEGIRPGVIALSHHMGRWRLHDAEGSRWVSGLVDITHPAGDDSWLLRYRGGVEPFESADKDSSRIWWSDPGVHQNLAFGVQPDPLSGMHCWLQKVRVERAHADDRYGDVYVDTEASRRVYQEWLAKTRPGPGPGGQRRPEFLMRPVKPKRRAFRVDGS
- a CDS encoding P-loop NTPase, with amino-acid sequence MSLLGLRRGGVDATQVREALATVRDPEIGRTLDELGMLGDVSVDRRGGVRVPVALTTQECPLADEIRASVATAVRTVDGVTDVDVTMSVMDDRRRGEVGRLLHSTRTPLTSGLGGGPRVYAVASGKGGVGKSTVTANLAVALARSGQRVAVLDADVWGYSMPQLFGVRRAPIAFEGIMLPVPAYGVSLMSIGFFVDEDQPVVWRGPMLHKALQQFIDDVYWGEIDTLLVDLPPGTGDVALSVLQLLPDAALVVVTTPQRAARSVASRVGRLAQEAGMPIAGVVENMSAAVCRDCGSHTAVFGVGGGVELAEQVGARVLGQVPLDVDLREAGDRGVPAVIEAPDSASSVALRRVAETLPAVRRDVVRRSLPLTVV
- a CDS encoding LysR family transcriptional regulator; this encodes MSDDDGQRLGGPLPSRVPEIGALDLLLSVARLGSLGRAARDHGISQPAAGSRIRHLESLLGLQLIERSAHGSRLTGDGAVVADWAKQVVSAAVALDAGVAALRSRHEGRLRIAASMTIAEYLMPHWLADLRTRRPDTTVSLQVVNSTEVARLVLAGDTDLGFVECPEAPDGVQARVVGGDHLQVVVAPGHRWARRRKPIPAGELAAAPLVHREPGSGTRDTLESVLAPYAPFARPIVELSSTTAIKAAVEEGLGPAVLSSLAVADELASHRLVAVPVTDVDLERTLRVVWPAGRRLTGLLRDVVAVTKGPPRRPSPRRASPR